CGAGAACACCGCCGCGCAGTTGGAGATTCGCACCGCGCTGGCGCTGAACCCGGAGGCGCGCTTCTCGCCCAACTTCTTCCCGCCGGAGGAGATGACCTTCGTGGAGAAGGAGCGCAAGGCGGTGCTCTCCGGCAACAAGAGCACGTTGCGCGTGAGCACCGAGCCCGTTCCCGCGCAGGTGTACGTGGATGGCCAGTTCCGCGGCATCTCGCCGGTGGAGGTCGCTGACCTGACGGCGGCGGACCACTACGTGACGGTGGTGGCGCCCGGCTACGCGCTGAACCAGCGCCGGGAGCGCGCGGGCGAGGCGTCCCTCACGCTGGCGCCGGTGGCCGCGCTGCCGGGGCTGCAGACGCTGACGGACCAGGTGGCGCGCAAGCCGGACGGCTCCGAGCGGGACAAGGCCCTGCGTGAGCTGGGGTCGCTCGCGGACGTGCCGCAGGTGCTGGCGCTGCTCGTGCGCGGTGGCGCGGGCGCCGGGCCGCTGGAGGTGACGGGGCTCCGCCTGGACGTGCTGGACGGCCACAATCAGGCATATGCCATTGGGACCGTGCCGCGCGGAGACGCGCTGGCCGATGGGTCGCAGGCGCTGCTGACGCAGCTCGTGAGCACGGACACGCCGCGTCAGGCCGGCAAGCCGGTGACGCACTTCTCCGGAGGGGTCAGCTCCTCGCGCCGCACGGCGGGTTATGTGCTGATGGCCACGGGCGTGGCGCTGCTGGCGGGCGGTGTCTACTTCGGCATGGAGGCCTCCTCGAAGTCGGATGAGTTCAAGCGCACGGCCCAGAACAGCCGCCGTGCCCAGGATCTGAAGAGCACCGGCAAGACGTACGCCGTGGTGGCCGACGTGGGCGTCCTCCTGGGCCTCGCGTCCGCGGGCGTGGGCAGCTACTTCGCTTTCGCGGGTGGTGGCGGTGGGGGAAGCTCCAAGTCGTCCGCCCGTGCCAGCCGCCCCGCGCCTGCTCCGGCGCCCACGCCTCCGGCCACCGAGACGAAGGCGCGGGAACCGCTGCCCATGCCTCCGCCTCCGGAGCAGACGGCGCCTGCCGCGCGGCAGCCGGCACCTGCCGCGCCTCAGCCAGCGCCCGCCGCGCCGCAGCCGGCCCCTGCCTCGTCGAAGAAGGACAAGGAGGCGGCCAAGCGCGCGCAAGAGGAAGAGGCTCGCCAGCGGGAGGAAGAGCTCCGCAAGCGCCGTGAAGAGGTGGAGCGTCAGCGCAAGGAGTCGGAGGAGCGGCGCAAGCAGGAGGAGGCCGCCGCCAAGCGTGAGCAGGAAGAGCGGCGGCGGGAAGAGGAGCGGCGGCGTCAGGAAGAGAAGAAGCGGCCTTCACTCGACGAAGACGATCTCCGGAACTACTAGCCATGCGCCGTCCCTTGAGAAACCTCCTTGTCTTCGTGGCCCTGGGCACCGGGCTGTCCGCGTGCAGCCTCCTTGTCGACTTCGACGAGGAGGGGCAGCCGTGTGACGAGCTCTTCCAGTGCCTGGATAACTACACCTGTGTCGACAACGCCTGCGTGCCCTCGGACGGGGGCGCGACGGACGGGGGCGCTGACGGGGGCATCCTCCCCGACGGCGGCTCGGGCGACGCGGGTGCTCCGGACGCGGGCGAGCCGGATGCCGGCGGCGAGCCGGGACCGACGGAGCCCGTGCCGAACAACCCGACGAGCTGACGTCCTCGTTGAGGTGGCTGTCTCCGCGGACGAGAGAGCGGTTCGGAATGCCGGGCCGCTTTCCTCCAGCGGTGGTTGTGTCGCCGCTGCTCGTTGATGGCGGCGGTGTCGCCGGCCTCTTGGCGTGTCGGCGCGTCCCACTGACGGCGGCTGTGTCGCCGCTGCTCGCTGAGGGCGGCGGTGTCGCCGGCCTCTTGGCGTGTCGGCGCGTCCCTCTGACGGTGGCGGTGTCGCAGCGTCTCGCCGAGGGCGGTTGTGTCGCCGGCCTCCGGCGTATCGTTGCTTCCCTCTGATGGCGGCTGTGTCGCAGCGTCTCGCCGAGGGCGGCTGTGTCGCCACCCTCCCGGCGTGTCGGTGCTTCCCGCTGACGCCACCTGGAATGCGCCAGCGTGTCCCGGGGCATCGTGTCCGTGGCCGACGTGCCGCGCCGTGGCCTCGGGGACACGCCCGCCCGCCGCGTTTCGCGGGCATCCGCTCCGTTCCCAGTGGGCCCACGGCCGCATGGGCCCCGCGCTGCGGCTGGCATCCTCCGTGCTTTGGCCTCGGTCCAGGAGGCATCATGGACATGGGCAAGCGCGTGGGAGTGTTGATGGGCGGGTGGGGCGAGGAGCGGGAGATTTCGCTCAAGACGGGAGAGGCCGTGGTCGCGGCGCTCGAATCCCGAGGCCATCACGTCAGCCGCATCTTCGCGGGGCCCGGCTTGGACAGGG
This genomic window from Myxococcus hansupus contains:
- a CDS encoding PEGA domain-containing protein, with translation MRPSKVRAAHAALSGWLVGLLAVGPAAAQTPVSTRLVPRALSAATAEAPADAPAVTVVAIALDAAARADAVRLVREAEQAVANSGRLKLVRLADALDVEGQRERQARESEAAEAAKAGQRAYDELDTEKALVHFDKALRAYEGADLSQRFTELSRARVMKAASQVANGENTAAQLEIRTALALNPEARFSPNFFPPEEMTFVEKERKAVLSGNKSTLRVSTEPVPAQVYVDGQFRGISPVEVADLTAADHYVTVVAPGYALNQRRERAGEASLTLAPVAALPGLQTLTDQVARKPDGSERDKALRELGSLADVPQVLALLVRGGAGAGPLEVTGLRLDVLDGHNQAYAIGTVPRGDALADGSQALLTQLVSTDTPRQAGKPVTHFSGGVSSSRRTAGYVLMATGVALLAGGVYFGMEASSKSDEFKRTAQNSRRAQDLKSTGKTYAVVADVGVLLGLASAGVGSYFAFAGGGGGGSSKSSARASRPAPAPAPTPPATETKAREPLPMPPPPEQTAPAARQPAPAAPQPAPAAPQPAPASSKKDKEAAKRAQEEEARQREEELRKRREEVERQRKESEERRKQEEAAAKREQEERRREEERRRQEEKKRPSLDEDDLRNY